Proteins from a genomic interval of Corythoichthys intestinalis isolate RoL2023-P3 chromosome 3, ASM3026506v1, whole genome shotgun sequence:
- the LOC130913814 gene encoding Golgi-associated plant pathogenesis-related protein 1-like isoform X1, which produces MAADASFQKEFLDTHNAYRARHNAPPMTLNSELNAKAQKWAEHLLVLGALKHSDSSDGENIYHKWSSARIKLTGKEAVDSWYSEVKEYNWGRPGYQSNTGHFTQVVWKESTQLGVGLATDGNTVYVVGQYRPAGNISMEQYFIENVLQQAGGGPTGGGENPKDTCILW; this is translated from the exons ATGGCAG CAGATGCAAGCTTTCAAAAGGAGTTCCTGGATACTCACAACGCCTACAGAGCACGGCACAACGCACCGCCTATGACACTAAACAGTGAGCTGAATGCTAAGGCTCAGAAATGGGCAGAGCACTTGCTGGTTTTGGGTGCTCTAAAGCACAGTGACAGCAGTGATGGCGAGAATATTTATCACAAGTGGAGCTCGGCCCGTATTAAATTAACAG GAAAAGAAGCTGTTGACTCGTGGTACAGTGAAGTTAAGGAATATAATTGGGGAAGGCCAGGATATCAAAGCAATACag GTCATTTTACACAGGTTGTGTGGAAAGAAAGCACCCAGCTGGGAGTTGGTTTGGCCACTGATGGTAACACAGTTTATGTTGTTGGGCAGTATCGACCTGCAGGAAACATCAGCATGGAGCAGTACTTCATTGAAAATGTCCTTCAACAAG CTGGCGGAGGACCCACTGGTGGTGGCGAGAACCCAAAGGACACCTGCATACTGTGGTAG
- the LOC130913811 gene encoding tubulin beta-1 chain: MGVPPLCAHFQQTKERVRLVVVASDKMREIVHLQAGQCGNQIGAKFWEVISDEHGIDPTGTYHGDSDLQLDRINVYYNEASGGKYVPRAVLVDLEPGTMDSVRSGPFGQVFRPDNFVFGQSGAGNNWAKGHYTEGAELVDSVLDVVRKEAESCDCLQGFQLTHSLGGGTGSGMGTLLISKIREEYPDRIMNTFSVVPSPKVSDTVVEPYNATLSVHQLVENTDETYCIDNEALYDICFRTLKLTTPSYGDLNHLVSATMSGVTTCLRFPGQLNADLRKLAVNMVPFPRLHFFMPGFAPLTSRGSQQYRSLTVPELTQQMFDAKNMMAACDPRHGRYLTVAAIFRGRMSMKEVDEQMLNVQNKNSSYFVEWIPNNVKTAVCDIPPRGLKMAATFIGNSTAIQELFKRISEQFTAMFRRKAFLHWYTGEGMDEMEFTEAESNMNDLVSEYQQYQDATAEEEGEFGEDEEEEEDMG; encoded by the exons ATGGGTGTACCGCCATTGTGCGCGCACTTCCAGCAAACCAAAGAAAGAGTAAGACTTGTCGTCGTTGCATCTGACAAAATGAGGGAAATTGTGCATCTTCAGGCTGGCCAGTgtggaaaccagattggtgctaAG ttcTGGGAGGTTATAAGCGATGAGCATGGCATTGACCCAACTGGCACATACCACGGTGACAGTGACCTGCAACTGGACAGGATCAATGTCTACTACAATGAAGCCTCAG GTGGAAAATATGTTCCGAGGGCTGTACTGGTTGACTTGGAACCAGGCACCATGGACTCTGTGAGGTCCGGACCTTTTGGCCAGGTCTTCAGACCAGACAACTTTGTCTTTG GCCAGAGCGGTGCTGGTAATAACTGGGCTAAGGGTCATTACACTGAAGGTGCAGAGCTGGTGGACTCTGTCTTAGATGTGGTGAGGAAGGAGGCTGAGAGCTGTGACTGCCTCCAGGGTTTCCAGCTTACACACTCTCTGGGTGGTGGCACTGGCTCGGGAATGGGCACTCTCCTCATCAGCAAAATCCGGGAAGAGTACCCCGATCGCATCATGAACACCTTCAGCGTGGTGCCTTCCCCAAAAGTATCCGACACAGTAGTTGAGCCCTACAACGCCACACTGTCAGTCCACCAGCTTGTAGAGAACACAGATGAGACCTACTGCATCGACAACGAGGCTCTGTACGATATCTGCTTCCGCACCCTGAAGCTCACCACTCCCTCATACGGCGACCTCAACCACCTGGTCTCGGCCACCATGAGCGGTGTCACCACCTGCCTCAGGTTCCCTGGACAGCTTAATGCAGATTTGCGCAAACTGGCTGTCAACATGGTGCCCTTCCCCCGTCTGCATTTCTTTATGCCTGGGTTTGCCCCCCTCACAAGCAGAGGCAGCCAGCAGTACAGGTCCCTCACTGTGCCTGAGCTCACTCAGCAGATGTTTGATGCCAAAAACATGATGGCCGCTTGTGACCCACGCCACGGGCGCTACCTGACTGTGGCCGCCATCTTCCGTGGCCGCATGTCCATGAAGGAGGTGGATGAGCAGATGCTCAATGTGCAGAACAAGAACAGCAGCTACTTCGTCGAATGGATCCCCAACAATGTCAagaccgccgtgtgtgacattccCCCTCGTGGTCTCAAGATGGCTGCCACCTTCATTGGCAACAGCACAGCCATTCAAGAGCTGTTCAAGCGCATCTCTGAGCAATTTACAGCCATGTTCAGGCGCAAGGCTTTCCTCCATTGGTACACGGGCGAGGGCATGGATGAGATGGAGTTCACTGAAGCGGAGAGCAACATGAATGACCTGGTGTCTGAGTACCAGCAGTACCAGGATGCCACTGCTGAGGAGGAGGGTGAATTTGGTGAggatgaagaggaggaggaggatatGGGCTAA
- the LOC130913814 gene encoding Golgi-associated plant pathogenesis-related protein 1-like isoform X3: MAADASFQKEFLDTHNAYRARHNAPPMTLNSELNAKAQKWAEHLLVLGALKHSDSSDGENIYHKWSSARIKLTGKEAVDSWYSEVKEYNWGRPGYQSNTGHFTQVVWKESTQLGVGLATDGNTVYVVGQYRPAGNISMEQYFIENVLQQA; this comes from the exons ATGGCAG CAGATGCAAGCTTTCAAAAGGAGTTCCTGGATACTCACAACGCCTACAGAGCACGGCACAACGCACCGCCTATGACACTAAACAGTGAGCTGAATGCTAAGGCTCAGAAATGGGCAGAGCACTTGCTGGTTTTGGGTGCTCTAAAGCACAGTGACAGCAGTGATGGCGAGAATATTTATCACAAGTGGAGCTCGGCCCGTATTAAATTAACAG GAAAAGAAGCTGTTGACTCGTGGTACAGTGAAGTTAAGGAATATAATTGGGGAAGGCCAGGATATCAAAGCAATACag GTCATTTTACACAGGTTGTGTGGAAAGAAAGCACCCAGCTGGGAGTTGGTTTGGCCACTGATGGTAACACAGTTTATGTTGTTGGGCAGTATCGACCTGCAGGAAACATCAGCATGGAGCAGTACTTCATTGAAAATGTCCTTCAACAAG CATGA
- the LOC130913814 gene encoding Golgi-associated plant pathogenesis-related protein 1-like isoform X2, translating to MADASFQKEFLDTHNAYRARHNAPPMTLNSELNAKAQKWAEHLLVLGALKHSDSSDGENIYHKWSSARIKLTGKEAVDSWYSEVKEYNWGRPGYQSNTGHFTQVVWKESTQLGVGLATDGNTVYVVGQYRPAGNISMEQYFIENVLQQAGGGPTGGGENPKDTCILW from the exons ATGGCAG ATGCAAGCTTTCAAAAGGAGTTCCTGGATACTCACAACGCCTACAGAGCACGGCACAACGCACCGCCTATGACACTAAACAGTGAGCTGAATGCTAAGGCTCAGAAATGGGCAGAGCACTTGCTGGTTTTGGGTGCTCTAAAGCACAGTGACAGCAGTGATGGCGAGAATATTTATCACAAGTGGAGCTCGGCCCGTATTAAATTAACAG GAAAAGAAGCTGTTGACTCGTGGTACAGTGAAGTTAAGGAATATAATTGGGGAAGGCCAGGATATCAAAGCAATACag GTCATTTTACACAGGTTGTGTGGAAAGAAAGCACCCAGCTGGGAGTTGGTTTGGCCACTGATGGTAACACAGTTTATGTTGTTGGGCAGTATCGACCTGCAGGAAACATCAGCATGGAGCAGTACTTCATTGAAAATGTCCTTCAACAAG CTGGCGGAGGACCCACTGGTGGTGGCGAGAACCCAAAGGACACCTGCATACTGTGGTAG